The window TTAGTAGTATAAACAGAGTAAGTACTGCTAATGGTATGATCTTCTACTTCCATTTTTGAATAAGTTGATCCAAAAACAGAATCACTAAATTTCTCCCAATTACTTTCTAATTTTTTAGGAATCAAGATCACGTCTCCATCAAAACTTTTATGGAAGTCTGCATAAAGGAATAAACCACGATAGTATTTAATGGTATCTCGCACAAAACCAAATTCTACTATAGGTTCAACGCCGTCTTCCTGATTAAACAATCCATGGATTATGGCTATAGGAAATAACAAAATGGCGAGAATAAATGCACCAAATGATTTTAACCAATTAATATCTTTTCTATAAAACGCAACTTCAGTAAAATCAACAGCCACATTATCTACTGTTCCTGTTACACGATCTTCTCCATGAATGAAAACATTATTTTTAAAAAATGATTTATTAAAAAAACCACTATTACTTAATGCCTCGTTGTTGATACCAAATGGATGGTATTCATAATTAGGATGGACCTCTTTAAAAATTTGAGGTAAAACATCTTCCTTAACGTAGTCGTGGTAACTCTCCTTCGGATGTGGTACAAAGCTCAGTCCTATATAAATTGCAAATAGTAAAATAAGCCAAAGCCAAAACGGTGGAAAAAAAATCCCGACCACTATGACTGCAACTGTAGCAATTTGCAGTAAAAAATTGAGAGGTAATATGGTTATTTTATACAAGCCGTAAAAGCGTTTTAATTTAATACGCTTTTTTTCTAATTGAGTTGCTTTAGTTTCCAGCAATTGAAAGAGTTGATGCTCCATGAATTTGATTATTTAAATAAAGAACTAACGTTTGGGTTACTTTTCTCACTTTCGCTAGCTTCAAAATATATAGCTGGCTTGTATTCTAAATATGCGGCTATCACATTAGTAGGAATACTTACTATTTTATCATTAAGAGCAAGAACATTAGAATTATAAGCTCTTCTTGCGCCGCTTATTTGTTCTTCCATCTCCGTAAGCGTTCTTTGCAACTGGATCATATTCTCGTTAGACTTCAAATCTGGATAGTTTTCCATAGAAACATTGATGCCTCCTAAAAGTTGGGACATTTGATTTTCCATCTCAAAACGTTCTTCTTTAGAAGTTGCATTGGGAATTTTACTTCTCAACGAAGTAATACTTTCAAAGACTTCTTTTTCATGATTCATATATTCTTTTACACTTTCAACAAGATTAGGAATAAGATCGTATCGCTTTTTAAGAACTACATCAATACCACTGTAACTCATGTCTACCCTATTCTTCTGTCGTACCATACCGTTATAAACAATTAATAATACAGGAATCCCAATGAAACAAAACGGACTTGTAACGATAAGAAAAACAATGATGATAATTAAAGCAGTAGACTTACTCATTTGAATAACTATTATGCTGCAAAATACTTCATTTAGCGCTTTAAAAAAAGGTTCATAATGAACCAACAACATATTTTAACTAAATAATTAGTTTAAACTAAAAACTTAGTTTATATTTGAACTAAGTTTTTAGTTAATCTTTTATATTTATGAAAACACTCACTACTGCCGAAGAAGACATTATGCAACACCTTTGGGTGCTTAAGGAAGCAAACGTTGCTCAAATCATTGAGCAAATGCCTGAACCTAAGCCAGCTTACAATACCGTTTCTACTATTATAAGAATTTTAGAGAATAAAGAGTTTGTCGATTACCGTAAAGAAGGTCGTGGACACATTTATTTTCCTAAGGTTTCTAAAAGTGCCTATTCTAAAGCAACGGCAAATAAATTAGCTAGTAATTATTTTAAAGGATCTTATAAAAGCATGGTCTCCTTTTTTATGCAACAAGAAGATTTGAGTGTTAAAGACTTAGAAGAAATATTAAACGAAATAAACAAAAAGAAATCATGATACAGCATTTGATCCACAGTTCGGTATTGGCTTTTTTATTTTATAGCGTTTACCATTTGTTTCTAAGAAAAGAGACTTTTTTTCAATGGAACAGAGCTTATTTGCTTGCCATTCCTCTATTAAGTATTGTAATACCGTTTATCAGTGCTCCTTTTAGTATTGAATTAGCACCATTAAATGAAACTGTTATTGCACCAGTATCTCTAGAAATGTCAGAAACGTTAGTGATTACAGATAATGCAACTACTGCTCCTATAGAAAAGCCTATTGATTACCTGATGATCGCATTCCTTATATATGGAATAGGTGTTTTTATAAGTCTATTATTATTTCTCTATAAAATTTCAACCATAAAAGAAATTATTAGAAAAGGAACGACTCAATTTACTAATGGACTTTTAATAACGAAAACAAATCAAAAGCTCACCGCTTTTTCATTCTTTAATAATATAGTTATTGATGAAAATATAAATCCAGAAAAAACAGAAGAAATCATTGCACATGAGCGTATTCATATAAAACAGCTTCACTCCTATGATTTAGTCGCTTATGAGATCTGCAAAATTATTTTTTGGTTCCATCCTATTCCTTATATAGCACAACGTGAGTTGAAGTTAGTTCATGAATATATCGTAGATCAATTCTTCTTGAAAAATCAAGAAAGTAATACCTATCAAGAATCTTTATTAAAAGCCGTTTTTGGAACCGATCAATTTACACTAGCCAGTTCTTATTTCAATAAATCCTTATTAAAAAACCGCATCCTTATGTTACAGAAAAAGAAAAGTACCGCAAAATCATTAGTTAAACTCGCCTTCATTATTCCTGTCGTTTTAGGTAGTATCATTTTTACGGCTTGTACGCAGGATCCAGAAGTAACTGCTGAATCCACTGAAATAAATGAACAAGAAAAATCAGCGTTTATACCTAGGCTTTCAAAATTTGAATATGGTCAAAAGGATTTTTATCAAGGGCTGAGTGAAGATGATATTGCATTTTATAATTCAGATGTGTTTCCAAACAGTATTTTAAAAGATTCCACAAGAAAAACTAGTAAGGAAGAGATTTGGAATAAAATGCAATCGGATGATGGACAACGTTATCTTAAAATCTTATCAATAATTATGGACAACTCTAGAACGTTAGTCGTAGACGATCTAAATGAAAACTTTAATGTGACTTATATAACTGAATCACCTAAAATGGAACCAAGCTATATGACTGCTCCTTTTAGCTGGAATAGTGAGCAAATCCACTCTTATGTAGATGGTTATTTAAGTGGTGCATTTAAAGATCGAGTTTCTGAGTTAAGTGATAGTGAATATCAAAAAATGATATCACGTGTTGTTGAACTACACAATGAGATCAGTATTGAAGAAACCATAGAAATAGAAGAAATCAAAAATTCTGAATTTGGTGTTGAATCTATTGATACAGACGTCCCATTTGCCATAATAGACGAAGTGCCACATTTTGAACACTGTACCGGTACAGAAGCCGAGATTAAGAAATGTACACAAGACAAGATCACTCAATTTGTAAACAAAAACTTTAATACTGGTATTGCTAAGGATATGGCAGGTCGTCACAAAATATCCGTTCAATTTAAAATTGATCAAAATGGAAATGCAGTAGATATAAAGTCTAGAGCTAAAAGTCCAGAACTTCAAGAAGAAGCTGCTCGTGTCATCAATATGCTACCTCAAATGATTCCAGGAAAGCAAAATGGTCAACCAGTGAATGTTATTTATGCGTTACCTATAATTTTTCAAGTTCAAGAGTAACTGGTTTATAATCTCGCTTTCGCGAAAGCGGAACACAACAACCTAAAGCGGTTCTTTACTAATAAGAATCGCTTTTTTATTGCGCTGCTAAAATAATTAGCAATTTATTTATCTGTAAATCAGTATTTTAAATAATTTATTAAAAATAATTATTCCTTTTGCTGTAACAATTGAAAAGTAGAGTCGTCTATTAGATATAACCACAAAATATAAATATTATGAAAACGACTAAAGGATTTTTAAACGGAAACAACGCAACGAACAACAGAACTAGCAACCAGAATACATTTGCAGATTCTTGGAATTCTAAACGTAGACATAGATAATTCAAACCAAACTCTTAAAACCAAAAACATGAAAAATTCAAACAGAATTCTCAACCTCAACTCTGACTTCCCGATTCTCTCTAGAAATCGCTCTTTTGATGAAAATCTACCATTTGATGAAGATATGGAGGCTTCAAGATTGTTTTTCTTATGCTAAGAAAAAAAGTGTTTTTTAAATATCATTTATTTGAATTAGCCATCTTTAAATTTATTAGAAAACACTACCATATAATAACCACCAGAAACTGATTAATCCCTTTGCATTCACAAAGGGATTTTTCTTTTAATTAACGTTTTGTAACTTGTTAAGATTTAATTTTAAATTAAATAATTAAGCCATGATACGTTTTACTTTAATTATCTGTTTCTCATTAATACTAATCAGCTGTAAGAATGATTCAAAATCTATTGATAACCTAGCAGTGAATGATAGTTCTCCGATACTAGAATCAAATGATAAGAGCAATCAATCAAAGCCTGCCGTTCAAAACATACCGCTTATTGAAGACCAAAAAGACTATACCGTTACTACTGTAGTAAAAGATCTTACCAATCCTTGGGGAATGACATGGTTGCCAAATGGTGATGTGATTTATACCGAAAAAGCTGGTGAAATGTACAGGTTTGATGGTACTACTTCAAACGAAATATCTGGTGTTCCAGAGGTTTATTTAAGAGGACAAGGCGGTTTACTAGATGTAACGATACATCCTAATTATAAAGAGAATAATAAAATTTATATCTCCTATGCGAGTTCTGAAGGTGAAGGTTCTGGCGGTAATACCGCTATCGCCAGTGCTGTTTTGAAAAATGATGAACTTACTGATTTAAAAGTACTCTACAAGGCAACGCCCAATACGAGAAAAGGACAGCATTTTGGAAGTCGTTTTGCTTGGGACAGTGAAGGATATTTATATTTTTCTATTGGTGAGCGTGGTGAGCGAGATGTGAATCCGCAAGATTTAACTAGAGATGGTGGTAAAATTTACAGGATTCATGATGATGGACGTATCCCAGAGGACAATCCTTTCGTGGACGTAACCGGAGCAAAAACTGCTGCTTTTACTTATGGAAATAGAAATCCGCAAGGGATGACTGTTCATCCTAGGACTGGAGAAATAATTGCTCATGAGCATGGTCCACAAGGTGGAGACGAGATTAATTTTATAAAAGCCGGACGCAATTACGGCTGGCCAGTCATCAGCTATGGAGAAAATTATGGTGGTGGCGAGTTTGCAGAAAGCACTGCAAAAGAAGGAATGGAACAACCATTTTATTACTGGGTACCTAGTATTGCGCCTAGCGGTTTTGCGATTATTGATAATGAAGCATACAAAAACTGGAACGGCAATTATCTCGTAGGTTCTTTAAAGTTCCAATATTTAGAGATGCTTTACGTTAATGATAAAGGAGTATCCAAAAGAGAAAAATTAGTCGACGGATTAGGTCGTATGCGCAATGTAAAAATAGGTCCAGACGGAATGATTTATATAGGCGTGGAAGGAAAAGGAATCTTCAAAATTACGAGGTAGTAATCGGCTTATACGTTTGATACTAAAGTGAATATTTTTATCTCAATTTTCGAAATATAACAGTACGGAAGTGATAAAGCTTTAGGAGTACACCAGATTCTTTAATCTTTTGTGAAGTGTTTTCTTTATTTTTGGTTCAAAATAAGCCATTAGATGAATAAATTTTTTAAGTATATAGTTTTTGCATTACTCGCTGTAGTAACACCAACCAGTTGTTTTCAGGATAATGATGATGTTTTTGCTGGCAAAAGCGAGATCAATAATTTCGTTTATCGTGGCATGAACGCATTTTATTTATACAAGCCAGAAATTGATGTGCTAGATGATGATAGATTTGCAACTATTGGAGAATTAGAAGCTTTTCATGCGCAGTATGACTCACCAGAAGAGTTTTTTGAAACACTAGTTTTTGATAGAGCAAGAACAGATCGTTTTAGTGTCATATTTGATGATTATGTGGCTCTTGAAAATATTTTATCCGGAAATTCTTTAACTACTGGAATGGAATTCGGTACTGTTGCTGAAGCTGGTAGCGCTACTGATATTTATGGATACGTAAGATATGTTCAACCCAATACTAGTGCTGAAAGAGAAGGCGTTACTCGTGGTATGATCTTTAATACTATAGATGGCATTAGAATGACCAGAGAAAACGTTAGAACTTTACTTGCTCAAGACGTTTATACTATAGGTCTTGCAGATCTTAATAATGGGATGACTACTTCAAATGGAATAGAGATTACACTTTCTAAAGAAGTAAATCAAGAAGATCCTATACTAGTCACTAACGTGATAGATCAAGGAACTCAAAAAGTAGGCTATTTAATGTACACGGGATTCTTATCACAATTTGACGAGCAACTTAATGATGTTTTTGGTGATTTTAGAGCTCAAGGCGTGACGCATTTAGTACTTGACCTCAGGTATAACGGTGGTGGCTCGGTAAATACTGCGATTATTCTTGGAAGTTTAATTTCTGGAAATCCAGTTACCGATGTATATTCTACTGAGGAGTGGAACCCAGACATTCAAGCGCAGTTATCAGCAAATTCTCCTCAAGATTTAATTAATTTCTTTAAAAATCAAACCAACTCAGGAACCACTTTAAATAGCTTGAATCTTAGTAAAGTCCATGTGATTACTACAGGCAATACGGCGAGTGCTAGCGAGTTAGTGATAAACTCTTTAGAACCTTATATAGATGTGGTTCAAGTAGGTGATGATACTGCAGGGAAGTTTCAAGCAAGTGTAACCTTATATGACAGTCCAAATTTCAGAAGAAATGGCGCTAATCCAGCACATCGTTATGCGATGCAACCGCTAGTTCTTAAAAGCTTGAACTCCGTAGGAAATACAGATTATTTTGATGGTTTATTTCCAGATATTGTACAAGAAGAAGACTTTGAAAATTTAGGAATTCTAGGTGATGAAAATGAACCACTTTTAGCCAGATGTTTAGAAGATATAAGACTCAATGGTCGTGCTTCTAGATTTGAATCATCTCCTAGAACTTATGATGAGTTTATAGGTAGTAATGAGTTGCGCCCTTTTGGCAATGGGATGTGGAAAGAGATAAATTTGTGATTTTGATTGCCTTAAACACCATTTAACTCTGGAAATCATAATTTTAATTTAAAGCTGTAACTACTATTTAAAAATCATATACATTTGATGCGTTCTAAAGGAAAATAACTTTCTATCCTTTTGAAAATCAACATGATAAATATTTATTTTTTCCGTTTTAATATTTTGATAATAGTAGCATTGCTTTTTGCGTGTAGTACTGGTTTTGCGCAGCAATCAATTGAAAAACCCAGCTATTATTTTGGTAACAAAGGAGAAACTATTTCCAAAGAAGAGTTTGCTCAAAAAGCGATGTCGTTCGGTTATGATTATAAGTACAAAGAAATGGACACTGCTTTTGTGGGACGTCTTATATTAAAAAGAGAAAAAGGAACTCTAACTAAAGAGCAGCTTGTAGAGGTAAGAAAATACCTGAAAAAACTTACTGGCAAAAACATTAATACAAATTCGACTATTGTAATCAACTACTTTGTAGCTCCTAAAGATGGAGACAAAACTTGTGCAGACTCCTATGTAAATGATAGCGATTATGCTAAAAGATTGCAACAACTTGATTTAACTGAACAATTCTTTATAGCCGAAAAACGATACCAACTCGAAAAAAAGAATGTTTATCAAGAGAGCGCAGATTTCTTAAAGCATTATCTATTTGAAAATGCAAGAACTTGCGGTAATTACATGATTCTTAGACCAGATGGCTCCTTTTATTCTAAATATGGCGAATACGAGCAAGATAAAATCATATCTCTTATTGACGTAACTTGGGATATTAACAAGTAACAAAATGAATCTTAATCAAATCACACTTCCTGTTTTAGATCTTCATAAATCCATTTCATTTTATGAAACGCTAGGATTGAATTTGATTGTTCACACTCATGATGCTTACGCACGTTTTGAATTTCCTCATGGAGATGCTACTTTGAGTCTTTCTGTGGTAGACCAGTTACCTCAAGGAAATGGTATCAAAGTATTTTTTGAATGTGACGATCTTGATAAAAAAGTCAGCTATTTGAAAGCTCAAGAAATTAAGTTTGAGTCCGAATTAGAAGATCAACCTTGGTTGTGGCGAGAAGCTCATCTATTCGATCCAGACGGCAATCACTTAGTTCTTTATCGCGCAGGTGAAAATAGAAAGAATCCGCCGTGGAGGAAAAAGTAATCTCACATTGAAATTTCAAAATGGAATAATTATTGAAGTTTCTATGCCATGAAATTACTTTACTCCGTTTTATTTATTCTAGTCGGCTCCTTTGTTTATTCTCAAAATGAGACGTCATTGTCCACTGGTTATATGGTGGGAAACTGGAAACAAAGTCAGATCAATTTTATCGATGGTAAAAAAGTAACCACTTTTGTGAGAAGCAATTATAAGGAAGACGCAAATATGTTTCGTTTTTCTAGAAATTTCATCGTCACTTACATCCCTTATTATAAGTCTTCAAAACCCCTTAAACCGCGCGGCTGGTGCGGTAATGAATTAGGGAATCGTCAAAAACCCTATTACTACACTTATCATCCAAAAAAGAATCAATTGATTTACTCAAATGACGATCGTAGTGTTATAAATCAAATAGAGCTTATTGATAAGAATACTTTTATCATGTACATTGCCTCTAGTGATTGAATAAATTGTATTACTTATCTCGCTTTCGCGAAAGCGGAATAAAAATTTCAAACTCATTTAAAAGTAAATATTAGCCTTCTCTTCTTAGCACTTCTAATGGAGAACTGCTCAAAACCGTACGAATATTGCTTAGTCCTATCAATAATACCAAAAGTGTTATTCCAGGTAAAAAGATTAAAAACGGAATCCACGATGGTACAAATGGTTCTTGGAAAACAAATAGTGCGAGACCGAAGCTGCTCAATAAAGCTAAGGAAATACCAACTAAACTTCCCAGTAGCCCTAAAAACACATATTCTAAAGTGGCAATTTTTAAAATCTGAGTGTTCTTTGCGCCTAAGGTTCGTAGTAAGGTGCTTTCCTTAATACGCTGGTATTTACTAGTTCTTACAGAGCCTATTAAAACAATAATTCCTGTAAGAATGCTAAAAAAGGCCATAAAATTGATGATCCAAGAAACCTTATCTAAAACATCCTCTACAATAGTAAACACCTGTCGCAGGTCTATTATTGTAAGATTAGGTAATTTTGCTACTAAATCCCGCTGTACTTTTGCTGAAACTTCTTCATTAGGAACCGAGGTTGTAACGACATTAAATTGAGGCGCTTGCTCTAAAACGCCTTTAGGAAATACGATACTAAAATTAAGCTGAATTTGTCCCCAATCCACTTTACGGATGCTTCCCACGGTGGTTTCCATAAGTACTCCTTGCACATTAAAAACGATGGTGTCGCCTACAGTGACTTTAGCATCTTTGGCAAGATTATCTGAAATCGAAATCTTTACGAGGTCATCAGTCTTTGACTCTGGAATCCATTTTCCTTCTATAATTTCTTCTGAATCGATTAATGTATCACGATAAGTAGTCCTGAATTCGTGATTTAAAATCCAACCGCGAACTTCTCTAGTGGAATCCTGCTGGATCTCATTGATCAATCGATCTTTTAACTTATGCATGCGCATGGTCACCAGTGGTATATTATCAAGAATAGGCAGGTCATTACTATTAAGTTGCTTTTCTACTTCCTCACGTTGATCTGTTTGGACATCTAGAATGATCATACTGGCATTTTCTGTAGATTGCTCGATATCTGTTTTGGCTAATAGAATATCTTTAGTAAAATATAAAGTACTGATTAAAAAAGTTCCTAAACCGATTGCTACTACTAATACTACAGTCTGGTTATTTGGTCTAAATAGGTTTAAAAGACTTTGGCGCGAGGTAAAACCCCATCGCTTTGGGAAATAGGTCCTGATGAGTTTCATAAACCACAAAGCGGTTCCTGCCAAAATAAGAAAGGTGACCAGCGTGCCGCCAACAAAACTCAAAGCATAGAGCGCATCCTCAAGCAACCAGAAGGAGAATAAAAACAAAAATATCAGTATGCCTGCAAACACTATAAATCGTACTTTTTTAGGTCCTTGAGCGGCCTCTTCATTTACACGTAAAACTTCTAAAGGTGAAACATACCAAGTACCGATAAGAGGCAAAAGTGCAAATAATACAGACATAAACAATCCTAAAAACACTCCTATGAGTATAGGTTGTAGTGAGATACTTATCTCTACTGTAAATGGAAGAAACTCTTGCAAGATATAAGGGAACAAAACTTGAAGTCCGACGCCTATGAGAGATCCTATTAAACCGCCTATCATACCTATTCCAGCGATTTGAATAAGGAAAATAAGAAAACTTTGCTTTCTAGAAGCTCCCATACATTTTAATACTGCAATGGCTTTTAATTTTTCTTTGATATAAATATGAACCGAACTAGCAATACCTATACAACCTAAGAGCAAAGCAATAAATGCTGCCAGATATAAGAATTTGCCGACGTTCTCATATCGTCTTCCTAAACGTTCACTGGTACTAGTATGTGTATCTAAGTCTGAGTTTTCTGCATCCAGCATGGGATCTATTTTCTCCTCAAACTGACTTAAATTTAAAGTGTCCGCAGCTTTATAGAAGAATTGATATTCCTTACGACTTCCAAATTGTAAAAGCTCTGTGCTTTCCACAAACCTGTTAGGAATGATTACTGGTGGAGCTACAGAAGTAGAAATTGCCGTTGATCCAGGAATAGCCTTCAATGCTCCAGCTATAGGAAGAGTAAGTTTGCCAACTTTTATGGAATCACCTGGCTTGATATTGAACTGAAGCATTAAAGTGGCATCTACTAATGCTTCTCCATTATTTTGATACGTACTAGCCACTGATGCTGGCTCTGTATCAATAGTACCATAAAAAGGAAAATCTCCTTTCAAGGCACGTACTTTTACCAGTTTAGTACCTCCATTTTTAGGAAATGCTATCATAGATACAAAATTGACCTCAGAAGCATCTGGCTTAAGAGAATCAATAATGGCTTGCGCGCGTTCGGTAGGTTTTTGTTTGCTGTCTATAATGTAATCTGCACCCATTAAGGCTTTAGATTGAAGCTGTATATTGTCTTTGAGATTAGTACTGAATAATTGTATAGAAACTACAGCCGCAATTCCTAAAATGATCGAAGCCATAAATAAAAGCAGACGCACTTTACTCGCTTTGGCATCACGCCATGCCATCTTAAACAGCCATTTTGTATGTAGATTCATAAAAATAGGATAGTTCTTTACTGCACCTTGGTGCGTTCATTAGTTAAAATTTGACCACCTTTAAGACGTAATATTTGCTGCGTCCTACGGGCTAATTCTAAATCGTGCGAAATAATCACCAGCGTCGTTCCTGCCTCCTTATTCAATTCAAATAACAATTGGATGACTTTTTCTCCGGTTTCTTCATCAAGATTCCCTGTAGGCTCATCGGCAAATAAAATAGAAGGTGCATTTGCAAAAGCTCTCGCTAAAGCCACTCGCTGTTGTTCACCACCGGAGAGCTGAGTAGGATAATGGTCTGCACGTTCACCTAGACCTACTTTCTCTAGTAAAGTAATACTCTTTTGAGTAGCTGATTGATCTCCTTGCAACTCTAAGGGAACGCTCACGTTTTCTAAAGCAGTAAGAGTTGGCAACAATTGAAAATTTTGAAAAATAAAACCTACTTCTTTATTTCTTAGTTGGGCTTTTTGATCTTGATCCAAAAGACTTAAATCTTGACCACATAACTCTACGCTTCCAGTATTGGGATCATCGAGTCCTGCACACAAGCCTAAGAGAGTAGTTTTTCCACTTCCCGAAGGTCCAACAATAGAAAAGCTCTGACCTTTCTCTACTTCAAAGGAAATATCTTGTAGGACTGTTAATTCTTTTTGACCACTAGAATAAGTCTTTCCCAACCCAGTAATCTTCAATATCTTTGACATATATGCTTAATTAAAACGACAATAACTTTAGAAGCTCAAAATAAACAATTGAATCTGATCCTACCCAATCTCGATATGCAGAAACTCTTAAGACTTTGTTATATTCTTCCTCTACTCTTTATATTAAGTTGTGGAAGCGATAAAAAAGAAAATATTACCTCAGGAAATATAGACACCGAACCAACGGAAGAATCCCAAATCACTGAAACATCAGACAATGGTTCGGGCACCATTTTATTTTTTGGCGATAGTATTACTGCCGGCTATGGACTAGACGATAGTGCAAATGCTTTCCCTGGTTTAATTCAAGAAAAGATAGATTCTCTAAATTTAAATTACAC is drawn from Nonlabens dokdonensis DSW-6 and contains these coding sequences:
- a CDS encoding ABC transporter ATP-binding protein, whose product is MSKILKITGLGKTYSSGQKELTVLQDISFEVEKGQSFSIVGPSGSGKTTLLGLCAGLDDPNTGSVELCGQDLSLLDQDQKAQLRNKEVGFIFQNFQLLPTLTALENVSVPLELQGDQSATQKSITLLEKVGLGERADHYPTQLSGGEQQRVALARAFANAPSILFADEPTGNLDEETGEKVIQLLFELNKEAGTTLVIISHDLELARRTQQILRLKGGQILTNERTKVQ